One window of Branchiostoma lanceolatum isolate klBraLanc5 chromosome 8, klBraLanc5.hap2, whole genome shotgun sequence genomic DNA carries:
- the LOC136440614 gene encoding L-proline trans-4-hydroxylase-like isoform X2 — MKEDFARDGFVIVRTLLDKEELEKLRQTVGGADGGMLSNAFESKDDSGRLVKVCLWKHPGSDVTGIIARSKKVAGTFEKLLGGEVYQYHAKVNIKVPQHGGAFVWHQDYGYWYNNGLLFPDMGTVFIAMDRADKNNGCLQVMRGSHRAGRIDHSRVAGQTGADTDRVQHLEKVLEVVHAELEAGDAIFFHCNVLHRSDANRSDRIRWGYLIAYNRATNDPVFEHYNASYTPLHMVDDSEIKRCTNMTDFSGKCFTDPADNKNISGVRVKGH, encoded by the exons ATGAAGGAGGACTTTGCCCGGGACGGGTTTGTTATTGTGCG GACTTTGTTGGACAAGGAAGAGTTGGAGAAGCTCCGTCAGACGGTAGGGGGCGCTGATGGTGGGATGTTGTCCAACGCCTTCGAGTCAAAGGACGACAGCGGACGTCTGGTCAAGGTCTGCCTCTGGAAACATCCAGGGAGCGACGTCACGGGCATCATTGCACGCAGTAAGAAAGTGGCGGGAACGTTTGAAAAG CTGCTCGGGGGAGAGGTGTACCAGTACCACGCTAAGGTCAACATCAAGGTGCCGCAGCACGGAGGGGCGTTCGTGTGGCACCAGGACTACGG ATACTGGTACAACAATGGCTTATTGTTTCCGGACATGGGAACAGTGTTCATTGCTATGGACAGAGCTGACAAGAACAACGGATGCCTTCAG GTGATGAGGGGGTCTCACCGTGCGGGCCGTATCGACCACAGCCGTGTGGCGGGACAGACAGGAGCAGACACTGACAGGGTCCAACATCTCGAGAAG GTGCTGGAAGTGGTGCACGCAGAGTTGGAAGCTGGAGACGCCATATTCTTCCACTGTAACGTCTTGCACCGGAGCGACGCGAATAGGTCGGACCGAATCCGATGGGGATACCTCATCGCTTACAACAGGGCCACGAACGACCCTGTGTTCGAGCATTACAACGCCTCGTACACACCGCTTCACATG GTTGATGACTCGGAGATCAAGAGGTGCACCAACATGACGGACTTCTCGGGGAAATGTTTCACCGACCCCGCCGACAACAAGAACATTTCCGGCgtgagggtcaaaggtcactga
- the LOC136440614 gene encoding uncharacterized protein isoform X3 has product MVGCCPTPSSQRTTADVWSRSASGNIQGATSRASLHAVRKWRERLKSCSGERCTSTTLRSTSRCRSTEGRSCGTRTTGGSHHSSQPGGNIYWYNNGLLFPDMGTVFIAMDRADKNNGCLQVMRGSHRAGRIDHSRVAGQTGADTDRVQHLEKVLEVVHAELEAGDAIFFHCNVLHRSDANRSDRIRWGYLIAYNRATNDPVFEHYNASYTPLHMVDDSEIKRCTNMTDFSGKCFTDPADNKNISGVRVKGH; this is encoded by the exons ATGGTGGGATGTTGTCCAACGCCTTCGAGTCAAAGGACGACAGCGGACGTCTGGTCAAGGTCTGCCTCTGGAAACATCCAGGGAGCGACGTCACGGGCATCATTGCACGCAGTAAGAAAGTGGCGGGAACGTTTGAAAAG CTGCTCGGGGGAGAGGTGTACCAGTACCACGCTAAGGTCAACATCAAGGTGCCGCAGCACGGAGGGGCGTTCGTGTGGCACCAGGACTACGGGTGGGTCACACCATTCTTCACAACCAGGGGGCAACAT ATACTGGTACAACAATGGCTTATTGTTTCCGGACATGGGAACAGTGTTCATTGCTATGGACAGAGCTGACAAGAACAACGGATGCCTTCAG GTGATGAGGGGGTCTCACCGTGCGGGCCGTATCGACCACAGCCGTGTGGCGGGACAGACAGGAGCAGACACTGACAGGGTCCAACATCTCGAGAAG GTGCTGGAAGTGGTGCACGCAGAGTTGGAAGCTGGAGACGCCATATTCTTCCACTGTAACGTCTTGCACCGGAGCGACGCGAATAGGTCGGACCGAATCCGATGGGGATACCTCATCGCTTACAACAGGGCCACGAACGACCCTGTGTTCGAGCATTACAACGCCTCGTACACACCGCTTCACATG GTTGATGACTCGGAGATCAAGAGGTGCACCAACATGACGGACTTCTCGGGGAAATGTTTCACCGACCCCGCCGACAACAAGAACATTTCCGGCgtgagggtcaaaggtcactga
- the LOC136440614 gene encoding L-proline trans-4-hydroxylase-like isoform X1: MATCEYTYTAGEYEVSPQMKEDFARDGFVIVRTLLDKEELEKLRQTVGGADGGMLSNAFESKDDSGRLVKVCLWKHPGSDVTGIIARSKKVAGTFEKLLGGEVYQYHAKVNIKVPQHGGAFVWHQDYGYWYNNGLLFPDMGTVFIAMDRADKNNGCLQVMRGSHRAGRIDHSRVAGQTGADTDRVQHLEKVLEVVHAELEAGDAIFFHCNVLHRSDANRSDRIRWGYLIAYNRATNDPVFEHYNASYTPLHMVDDSEIKRCTNMTDFSGKCFTDPADNKNISGVRVKGH; encoded by the exons AGTACACATACACGGCGGGGGAGTATGAAGTTTCACCCCAGATGAAGGAGGACTTTGCCCGGGACGGGTTTGTTATTGTGCG GACTTTGTTGGACAAGGAAGAGTTGGAGAAGCTCCGTCAGACGGTAGGGGGCGCTGATGGTGGGATGTTGTCCAACGCCTTCGAGTCAAAGGACGACAGCGGACGTCTGGTCAAGGTCTGCCTCTGGAAACATCCAGGGAGCGACGTCACGGGCATCATTGCACGCAGTAAGAAAGTGGCGGGAACGTTTGAAAAG CTGCTCGGGGGAGAGGTGTACCAGTACCACGCTAAGGTCAACATCAAGGTGCCGCAGCACGGAGGGGCGTTCGTGTGGCACCAGGACTACGG ATACTGGTACAACAATGGCTTATTGTTTCCGGACATGGGAACAGTGTTCATTGCTATGGACAGAGCTGACAAGAACAACGGATGCCTTCAG GTGATGAGGGGGTCTCACCGTGCGGGCCGTATCGACCACAGCCGTGTGGCGGGACAGACAGGAGCAGACACTGACAGGGTCCAACATCTCGAGAAG GTGCTGGAAGTGGTGCACGCAGAGTTGGAAGCTGGAGACGCCATATTCTTCCACTGTAACGTCTTGCACCGGAGCGACGCGAATAGGTCGGACCGAATCCGATGGGGATACCTCATCGCTTACAACAGGGCCACGAACGACCCTGTGTTCGAGCATTACAACGCCTCGTACACACCGCTTCACATG GTTGATGACTCGGAGATCAAGAGGTGCACCAACATGACGGACTTCTCGGGGAAATGTTTCACCGACCCCGCCGACAACAAGAACATTTCCGGCgtgagggtcaaaggtcactga